One genomic region from Pogona vitticeps strain Pit_001003342236 chromosome 12, PviZW2.1, whole genome shotgun sequence encodes:
- the RPP25 gene encoding ribonuclease P protein subunit p25, with product MHPGNSEAVGPWTFIVPPQKVTSGRAEPIMIVPGVPAATAATATTAAVTTATAPATATSAATSQSRMENFRKVKTLEEESSVPFLDLPSNVVEMKVKEGSKIRNLMGFAMGRMELADTRQIVFRGYGRAVTKTITCVEIMKRKLGGLHQVTKVQYKTLLEVWENSDPQVEGQAEHLTVHKNVPSICILLSKDPLDPNQMGYQPPDSPEGFWPDESSSQQDGSGASPKGVKRRLVVPHREDRVNKKAPVQTLQENLGVVMGCGP from the coding sequence ATGCATCCAGGAAACTCCGAGGCGGTAGGACCCTGGACCTTCATTGTCCCACCGCAGAAGGTGACTTCTGGAAGAGCAGAACCCATCATGATCGTGCCTGGGgttcctgctgccactgccgccactgccaccactgcgGCCGTCACCACCGCGactgctcctgccactgccaccagtgCCGCGACCAGCCAGTCCAGGATGGAGAACTTCAGGAAGGTCAAGACCCTGGAAGAAGAAAGCTCCGTACCTTTTTTGGACTTGCCTTCCAACGTGGTGGAGATGAAGGTGAAGGAAGGCAGCAAAATCCGGAACTTGATGGGCTTCGCCATGGGCAGGATGGAGTTGGCGGACACGCGACAGATTGTCTTCAGGGGTTACGGCCGGGCAGTCACCAAGACAATCACCTGCGTAGAGATCATgaagaggaagctggggggtCTCCACCAGGTCACCAAGGTACAATACAAAACTCTGCTGGAGGTCTGGGAGAACAGCGACCCCCAGGTAGAAGGCCAAGCGGAACATCTCACCGTCCACAAGAACGTCCCTTCCATCTGCATCCTGCTCTCCAAAGACCCGCTGGATCCCAACCAGATGGGTTACCAGCCCCCCGATTCCCCCGAAGGCTTCTGGCCGGATGAAAGTAGCAGCCAACAAGATGGATCGGGTGCCTCCCCAAAAGGCGTGAAGAGGAGGTTGGTGGTGCCCCACAGAGAGGATCGGGTGAACAAGAAGGCACCGGTGCAAACGCTCCAGGAGAATTTGGGGGTGGTGATGGGCTGTGGACCCTGA